TTCGGGCGCCAACCACACCCCACTACCCTCAGCACTCGCCAGAGATTATACGGAGACCTTCTTAGGTTCTGCGCAGTGCCTGAGTTCCTTCCATCGGTTGACTCAGACACCGTCCCTGACTCACGCTGAGAGCTTTCTATCAACGGAAGGTAATTTTTCGGGACTCTCTCAGATAACCCCAATCCTCGTTGAGGAGCATACTTGAGTATTCCTATCACGCTCGTGTATGCAGGGTTTACCTCCTTGATTGCTATCCCGTATCTTCTGGCAAGGCTAATAATCCTTTCCTTGAGCTTCTTGTAGCTGAAGCTGTGTCTTATCCTCCTTAATTTCCTTCCTGAGTAGTCTCCTTTGTGTCCTTTGTCCTTTATCTTGAGAGACTTTAGCTCGTTTCTTGTCTTTCCTTCAAGTAGTCTTTTGTATGCAAACCTCATGCAGGAAGACCATCTTCTCATAAGGTCGTCAAGTATCTTTCTCTCTTCTCCCTTGACCTTAAGCCTTGCCTGAATTGTCGTCTTAGCTGTCTTCATCTCAGCCGCACCTGTAATATCCATTATTGTGCACTATTTCTTAACTGTTGTGAACCTCCTTTAAGATTATTGTAGTAAAATCTTTCACATGGAAGACATAAAAAAGCTGGTTTCAAAGTATGTAAAAGCCTCTTTTGATTACGAGCTTTACCTGGAGATTACCAACAGGCAGCTTATAGAGGTTTCTGATGAAAAACTTGAAAACTTGGTAAAGGCTAAGGAAGCTGGCTTGGGTGTGAGAGTTTTGAAAGAAAACAGGATGGGATTTGCCTACACCACCGACCTAAAAGAAGATGCCATAAAGGACTGCGTGGAGAGAGCCATGGAAATATGCGAGCTTACTCCTCCAGATGAGGGCTTTTCCTTTA
The DNA window shown above is from Hydrogenobacter thermophilus TK-6 and carries:
- a CDS encoding IS200/IS605 family accessory protein TnpB-related protein codes for the protein MKTAKTTIQARLKVKGEERKILDDLMRRWSSCMRFAYKRLLEGKTRNELKSLKIKDKGHKGDYSGRKLRRIRHSFSYKKLKERIISLARRYGIAIKEVNPAYTSVIGILKYAPQRGLGLSERVPKNYLPLIESSQRESGTVSESTDGRNSGTAQNLRRSPYNLWRVLRVVGCGWRPKDKGLTALFPERLPRCLSPLKPLMVSGDVGRTPLRERETLRPGVGSMAGEIAPAGFIPSLKWRNTNSSAPELCANVQLR